The Vitis vinifera cultivar Pinot Noir 40024 chromosome 16, ASM3070453v1 DNA segment aaaacataaatttctatctcattttagttatatttgttttttatgattttttttatagtacaattaaatgtaaaaaaatcacttttcttaatttttttctttctttttttagtattttcaagaatcaaatagagtgtaaaataaaaattattttattatatgtggggattttgaaaataaaaaataaaaaattaaagtttgaaaaaatatttattaaatgttacatatttttaaaattgtagttttttttcaaaaaaagaaacttttaattattattataaaaaatatcataaattcgAAAATAATTTCACCCATGTCATTctttaataaatactttttaaaattactgtatttttttattttcgaaAAGCGGGCATATGTGGCGGCAACTTGGGCCACATGGCCCAAGGCATGTTCTGAATTAATCCTGTGACATGTACAGCAACCAGGACGGACGACAACACTCCCAAGGGATcggaaaatgaacaaaattaattaatcgaCACAAAAATCCTTGATGCAAATTTTGCGTAGAAACTGAGGATACCGTGTTAGCATGGAAACCAAGATTTGTCTGCATTTATGTCTGAATCAATAATCAAAATCCCTTCCACTGCCATGTGTCACTCATGAGAATCCACGGACCCACACCCTAcccaaaagcaaaaaaaaatctgaaatctGCAAACCGAAAAGCCAAGGTGAGAGAGAAAGGAAACCACCCTTTGTCCTTTGGCTATGCATGGGCCCATGGCTGGCTGATAAAAATCCACAAATTTGCATTTACTTCACTTGAGCCTTTACCCTTTAATGGAGTAGCAGTTGGTGTGGGGGCATTGGGGCccttttatcatatattatatcatatctagATGAATAAGTGACTAGACAAAAGGCTTGCCTTGGACCACGTAACGCAGAGTCTTAAAGGAGCCTGTGTCCACAGCATCCAGTTCTGGAATTGAGGCACAAAACCATCCACCATTTCCTTTGCCTCTCATCCACttgatatatcattttttttttcatttattcccCATCTCTAATAGTTTATAACCCTTTCTATTTATAGGGTTTGTTACAAAATACCCAAAATGCCCATCTTGGCAGCATGAGATTGCACCCACAATCCCTACTCCATGCATGAATTTTAGGGGTTTGCAGGGGTAGAACCTACCTGGGAAAATGGCATTATTGTAATTAGGTGTAATATTGAGGGTTGTTAAATGAAAGAGGAATggatataaattttgaaaaactgaAAAAGGAATAAAGTTGAATTGTTTTCCATTATCCGGGCAAGATAAGGTTGAATGGGAGTCTTTCATTGGTCGGAAAGACAAGAGATTCCACCACTATCGTCACTTATGAATGGGAAATGAAAAACTTCTCAACGCAATTCAATCCTCAAAGCCCAGAAGTAGAAAACCCAAACATACAAGAAGAAAAGGCAGAACAACacatagaagaagaaagagCTAGGTGCGACTGGGAATTCAATCTCTCCACTGTTGTTACCTCGAGCTCCGTCGGAGCCAGCACCGACACCATCGGCGTCATAGAGTTCGACCCCTCTGATAGCCTCGTGGCCACTGGAGGAATTGCTAGGAAAATTAGAGTTTATAGTGTAAAATCCTTGTTGCCCGGCGAGAATCATAGCCATGGTGAGCACAACGTTAAATTGTTACAACACAATAATGCATGTGACTACTATATATGGACCCCGGCTAAGCTCAGTAGCCTAAGGTGGAAACCGGGCTCCTCCGGCCGAGTACTCGGCTCCGGCGACTACGATGGGGTGGTCACCGAGTACGATCTCGTTGTAAATGTTTgagtacatattttatttctgttTACATTCATTTCTATtagttcataaatatttttttttatatatttgatggGTGTATACAGAATTGAACGGTTTTTAActcaaaaattttgttttaataaaatgaatagtTCAGGAattacattttaataaaaacaatagttcaaaaaatatttttttaataaaaaaattcagaaatttgtttttaataaaattcaaaaaaattgtttttaacaactattgttcggaaatttatttgtttaataaagttTGTCCAAAAAATTGTCccaaaaagtgatttttaaataaattatgtttccttaattagaattagaatgagattaaaattattttttttataaatagaggttttaaataatttttttatgagattAGGATGAGAGTATTTTGGCAAATTGAAGTTAtagaaatcatttttcttaataaagttGGGTTGaagatatttttgtaaataaagtttgtaaagaaattaattcatttgtaattaaaatcaaattgaaatacatttgcaaataaagttttaaaatttcatttttttttctggtaaaagtaaaaatctttttattgtcgaattgaaatttttgtaataaattcttttgatactttattgaaaattgaacacaaataaaattgaatcaaatcacttaTTGGAAATGAATTGAAAcatttctataaataaataaattgaaataattcatttgaaattgtttttaatttaaaatatttattttaatcagattaataaatcaatttgcttAATTCTCTTGTCATTTACCTTGTATAATGTTGTAATAtacttttatgattattttttttatttgtgttcttaattttggtatccatgattGATTCATTAATTACCATAATTCCCTCTATTCGCTTAGTAGAGATCGTAGGTATATGGGTTTAGAGGAGTGTTACAACTGTTAATCGTATTTTTATGATAAGTAATCTGATCCTCGAATCTAGATTGGGTTTTTACAAACAtgtctttttccaaaaaaaatgagtcacgtagagtttttttttttattttgttttcctttttaaaaataaattaaaataagtgacgactccaattttataaaataaaaaaaaacaatttttcattaaaaaaaaaaaaaaaagtcccccCATTTCAAGTGTCTCGCATTTGAAAAATGTGAGTCCAtaattatcttttgaaaaaaaattttaaatatgattttttaaaaatttaattaaaattatccaTTGAAAGATAACTTGAATTCCTTAATAATGCAATAGATTTGCGAATAGTTTCAAaagatttatattttaataagtattttaaaaatgtttttattttctttttcaaagcccCTCAAAAGATATTCCTTTTCAAAAGTGGTTGTTTGCCTTGATTTTTGATAACTTTATGGTAAATTAAAAGAATCATGCGTAAAAAAGTGATAgtttaattattgataaaattatgACATTTTGTGTCAcataagcttaaaaaaaaaaaaaaataataaaaataaataaaaataaaaattcatatagtTCTTTGTCttaaaatcatgttttcaagacataattttaatatatcattATGAAGTAATGTCTTGAATAGGGATGAtaatgaaacaaattttttagGTTCACTCTATCTTATCCTTAAtgagatgagtttgaaattaaaataaataggttAAAGAGCGGGTTAAGGCAAGGTATGGGCTGAAAATcaaatgattttgttttatcCGAGGAACATTCGAAGAAGGTGAAGTCGTATCCAAGTTTGAACTAAAAAGGGGAGACAACTAAATTGATGTTTCCAATCTACCTTGGAAGGCAATTATCAGGTCCGGACAAGAATATATTATGAAGTATATAaagaaagaataataaatatgctTAATTCGATGCCTTCTAACCTCTACAAAAAATGTCATCAACGTGAACAAAACTAGAGAGATTCATTTTAAGGAACTTTTGATCTCTAGTTTTTTCTGCTCTTGGTGACTTCATATGCAAGGAATTTGTGATTTTTGCCAAGAAAAAACATATGGGGGACAAGAAAGAAGGTCTAGAAGGGCATATAAATATTGAGAAATTAAAGACCATCATGTAGGtaaagatgaaaatatcagtaagTATGTCCGGATATTTTAATGCAAAATATTGATGAACctaaaattaatctaaaattataaaaatataataaaaaaaactcttaaaaataaaattagaagtatgatagatattttaaagttattttgttcaataaatttatttatatatatatatatatatatatatatatatatatatatatatatatatatatatatatatatatatatacacacacacacattataatttatcatatttgataataatattatatacgttgataaaaaaatattgatgaacctaaaattgatctaaaattataaaaaatataagaaaaaaaactcttaaaaataaaattagaagtataatagatattttaaatttattttgttcaataaatttatatatatatatatatacacacgttataatttatcatatttgataataatattatatgcattgataaaaaaaatatgaatttcataactatacatttattattaaattatatcaaatattatttgataacaatattgtgatatttgattataatatgtctaatttaaaaatatatttaatattaaaattataattcatttaatgcAATCATATTaaatgacataaaataaatgatgatatatatatatatatgtatataatttttaatattttaatgatattaaaaacattatgaagaaaattatcataataatttttatatttttgatattcaaataaatgaaaaaatttcatttaattataaaataattataattaatttgttctttaaaacattttttttaatattatgtttatatgatgaatttgagtatatatatatatatttgctgcAACTTATATAACAAGGGGCAAACTTGCCGCAGTGATTAGCGCAATGGATGAAGAACCTTTTGGTTGGGGTTTGACTGTGTTGATTGTCCCAAAATATTGTGAAATATAGGCGAAAAATCAGTAAAATGCCGATAAATACCgaaaatttgacaaaaatattgataatttactAAAATAACAAGGTAGTGATATTTATCTCCTATATATCGTGTCAAGGTCCATTGAAGCTCGATATTTCGACAATATATTGTCAAAATATCGCGATATTTTAATCACTACATGCAGGTGACATATTTTAGTATGAAACTTTATAGAGGAGAATTCAAAAATGAGCATTACTACTT contains these protein-coding regions:
- the LOC104878374 gene encoding WD repeat-containing protein RUP2, with the protein product MKNFSTQFNPQSPEVENPNIQEEKAEQHIEEERARCDWEFNLSTVVTSSSVGASTDTIGVIEFDPSDSLVATGGIARKIRVYSVKSLLPGENHSHGEHNVKLLQHNNACDYYIWTPAKLSSLRWKPGSSGRVLGSGDYDGVVTEYDLVVNV